The following are encoded in a window of Anoplopoma fimbria isolate UVic2021 breed Golden Eagle Sablefish chromosome 3, Afim_UVic_2022, whole genome shotgun sequence genomic DNA:
- the tnk2b gene encoding tyrosine kinase, non-receptor, 2b isoform X4, with the protein MCSASLTLWRTSSVRSTPCTPWTTRTSFASTVTELAPLGSLLERLRCVRPQGPVLIHTLCQYAVQVACGMAYLEQRRFIHRDLAARNILLASAHRVKIGDFGLMRALPNNHEHYVMQEHRKVPFAWCAPESLKTRTFSHATDTWMFGVTLWEMFTHGQEPWLGLNGSQILHKIDKEGERLPKPEDCPQDIYHVVLQCWAQKPDDRPTFVALREFLLETMPTDMCALQDFDEPDKLQIQVNDVITIIEGRAENYWWRGQNKRSLKVGPFPRNVVTSVAGLSAHDISRPLKNSFIHTGHGDSNPHRCWGFPDRIDDLYLGNPMDPPDVLGVDLSGARLTQLPGRARKPCYDPVNDDEDPTSAGLKRLSLRKTGSVKGLKLKPAAWVSGSKQGGSRTPGSGHNNNNREVSLIDFGEEFLPPTPSPSPVVEIQIPSLAKLALEAENILDQTPPQSPCTSLPRPLHPTPVVDWDARPLPPPPAYDDVAQDEDDMEVSSINSSEQQHEEEQSDVGNPEEALFSGPKVEGDALVSRSPDRSGFEDNLFLPSKQSQVLSTSFTQSAEIFQELQQECMKRLNVPTGSAARSSSPSQSLASCPQTQPIHEGHQQSVFSSIEDKPQIPPRVPIPPRPIKRGDYTSARWSRDLSLSPTPADITEEVSGPNQERPPQIPPRDPLSQPGSRTPSPMGLVVGSPQQRVYSVSPTTMQAPLTFCPSTHTYGSYLSTSPGKLMPTTHSFASDPKYAAPKVIQAQAQGKDSTSKGPCILPIVRDGRKVSNTHYYLLPERPPYLDRFDRFFREADSQPASGAEERHVRQANTATVRPMVVTSQILQGHAQGQGLAHPDVLKANFSSNNNSRSGMKTSVSLPRVCSDGPTAAVVTASCIRTDGGGNSADRVKTVQEAVHGVTMEECQAALQNHNWNVQKAVHYLKVEQLFCLGLRTRSECLKLLEMCDWNLEVASTQILDNYGSTTRQRW; encoded by the exons ATGTGCTCAGCCAGCCTGACGCTCTGGAGGACTTCATCTGTGAGGTCAACGCCATGCACTCCCTGGACCACCAGAACCTCATTCGCCTCTACG GTGACCGAGCTGGCTCCTCTGGGATCTCTGCTGGAGCGTCTGCGATGTGTTCGTCCACAGGGCCCAGTGTTGATCCACACTCTGTGTCAGTATGCTGTACAGGTGGCTTGTGGAATGGCCTATCTGGAGCAGAGGAGGTTCATCCACAGGGACCTGGCAGCCAG GAACATCCTGCTGGCCTCAGCTCACAGAGTGAAGATCGGAGACTTTGGCCTGATGCGGGCGCTGCCCAACAACCATGAGCACTATGTCATGCAGGAGCATCGAAAGGTCCCTTTTGCATG GTGCGCACCAGAGAGTCTGAAGACCAGAACGTTCTCTCATGCCACTGACACATGGATGTTTGGAGTCACTCTCTGGGAAATGTTCACACATGGCCAGGAGCCTTGGCTGGGCCTCAATGGAAGCCAg ATCCTGCACAAGATTGATAAAGAAGGTGAACGCCTCCCTAAGCCTGAAGACTGTCCACAGGATATCTATCATGTGGTGCTGCAGTGTTGGGCTCAGAAACCAGACGACAGACCCACCTTTGTTGCCCTGCGTGAGTTCTTGCTTGAG ACCATGCCAACAGACATGTGTGCTCTGCAAGACTTTGATGAGCCTGACAAACTCCAGATCCAAGTCAATGATGTCATCACCATAATAGAGGGGAG GGCAGAGAACTACTGGTGGCGAGGACAAAACAAGCGAAGCCTTAAGGTCGGACCGTTTCCCAGAAATGTGGTGACATCAGTAGCAGGTCTGTCGGCTCATGACATCAGCCGGCCACTCAAGAACAGCTTCATCCACACAGGACACGGAGACAGCAACCCTCATCGCTGCTGGGGCTTCCCGGACAGGATTGACGA TTTGTACCTCGGTAATCCCATGGATCCTCCTGACGTCCTTGGTGTTGACCTCAGTGGTGCCCGGCTCACACAGCTACCAGGACGAGCTAGAA aGCCTTGCTATGATCCAGTAAATGATGATGAGGATCCGACTTCGGCAGGACTAAAGAGATTATCACTTCGGAAAACTGGTTCTGTCAAAGGCTTAAAACTTAAACCTGCTGCGTGGGTCTCTGGTTCCAAACAGGGGGGTAGTCGGACTCCAGGCTCAggccacaacaacaacaacagggaaGTGTCCCTCATTGACTTTGGGGAGGAGTTCCTCCCGCCCACTCCATCCCCTTCCCCTGTGGTTGAAATTCAGATTCCTTCACTGGCAAAGCTAGCTTTGGAAGCAGAGAACATTTTGGACCAGACCCCGCCTCAGAGTCCGTGTACATCGTTGCCCCGCCCCCTTCACCCTACACCAGTAGTGGACTGGGATGCCCGGCCATTACCACCACCCCCAGCGTATGACGATGTAGCCCAAGACGAAGACGATATGGAG GTGAGCTCTATCAACAGCTCGGAGCAGCAGCatgaagaggagcagagtgATGTCGGTAACCCAGAGGAGGCTCTATTCTCTGGACCTAAGGTTGAGGGGGATGCTCTTGTTTCCAGGAGTCCAGACAGATCAGGTTTTGAGGACAACCTCTTTCTCCCCAGCAAGCAGAGCCAGGTTCTGTCCACGTCCTTTACCCAGTCAGCAGAGATCTTCCAAGAACTCCAGCAAGAGTGCATGAAGAGGCTAAATGTACCGACTGGAAGTGCTGCACGGTCAAGCTCGCCGTCCCAGAGCTTAGCCTCGTGTCCCCAAACACAACCAATCCACGAGGGACACCAGCAGAGTGTCTTTTCCTCCATTGAGGACAAACCCCAGATCCCCCCACGTGTCCCCATCCCCCCTCGACCCATTAAGAGGGGCGACTACACATCTGCTCGCTGGTCACGGGATCTCTCCCTGTCCCCGACACCAGCAGACATCACAGAGGAAGTTTCAGGCCCAAACCAGGAACGACCGCCTCAGATCCCTCCCAGAGACCCTTTGTCCCAGCCGGGCTCCAGGACTCCCAGCCCCATGGGCCTGGTAGTGGGCTCCCCCCAGCAGAGAGTCTACTCTGTCAGCCCCACCACCATGCAGGCTCCCCTTACCTTCTGTCCCTCTACACACACCTACGGCTCCtacctctccacctctccaggTAAACTCATGCCTACCACGCACAGCTTTGCCTCAGATCCTAAATATGCTGCACCCAAAGTGATCCAGGCCCAGGCGCAGGGGAAGGACTCCACCAGCAAAGGCCCATGTATCCTCCCCATCGTCCGTGATGGACGTAAAGTCAGTAACACCCACTATTACCTTCTACCAGAGAGGCCCCCGTACCTGGACCGCTTTGACCGCTTCTTCAGGGAGGCGGATAGCCAGCCCGCCAGCGGTGCGGAGGAAAGACATGTACGGCAAGCTAACACTGCCACCGTCAGACCCATGGTGGTCACCAGCCAGATTCTCCAGGGACACGCCCAGGGACAGGGGCTTGCGCATCCAGACGTGCTGAAGGCTAATTTCTCCTCCAACAATAACAGCAGGTCAGGGATGAAGACATCAGTTAGTCTACCTCGCGTCTGTTCAGACGGGCCGACAGCAGCGGTCGTCACTGCTTCCTGCATCAGGACAGACGGAGGCGGGAACTCAGCTGACAGGGTCAAAACA GTGCAGGAGGCCGTTCACGGTGTCACAATGGAGGAGTGCCAAGCCGCCCTCCAAAACCACAACTGGAATGTCCAGAAAGCTGTGCATTATCTAAAG GTGGAGCAGTTGTTCTGTTTGGGTCTGAGGACCAGGTCAGAGTGTCTAAAGCTGTTGGAGATGTGTGACTGGAACCTGGAGGTGGCCAGCACTCAGATCTTGGATAACTATGGATCCACAACCAGACAGAG ATGGTGA